Proteins co-encoded in one Rhodococcus sp. PAMC28707 genomic window:
- a CDS encoding phospholipase D family protein — MSHSAAADSADPLEIIAAVQASIHKVDIFHQRGMIAVPPHRSRLHTLLEPALHAVQLSSNFLFHPKIWVVRFEDQSTGQVTTRLIVMSRNLARGRSWDVALTLDGEIGGAPRAQNKPIVDLLRYLTSAVRPSLSQERADRISALAEEIRRARWTLPTGATDLDFHVFGVPGPRSPKPDFSGYKHLLISPFLTDDGLAKIAEYSSGPVSVVSRQESLNSLSAEFAEWITDPFVLSPTAGIPADDAESSGSPALSGLHAKLYCVERARKAHLFIGSANATRNAFRGNVEILVELTGKTGVLGVDALLGKGGFMSILQSTTIEPSGEEAEDQQAILDGQLRQLVSAVSLRAELSETDEAYTLHLTSEAAVSTKQEVTLMVSLLTDKAIAANVLTGSRIDVPFEGLTLSDVTAFVVLTISDNGGRTSSTVVKADLVNDVPGRMSSIVTREISTPDAFRRFLALLLAFGAPSAASDGGDDGGDVALTSGRWDALENGLFEQLLRVSTSNLQILNHLAGVVESIIDQDDPNGVLPEGFRQLWSAISTATKAEVTVDV; from the coding sequence TTGTCGCACAGCGCTGCAGCCGATTCGGCGGACCCGCTCGAGATCATCGCCGCAGTGCAAGCGAGCATTCACAAGGTCGATATTTTTCATCAGCGCGGGATGATCGCAGTTCCCCCGCACCGGTCAAGGCTTCACACGTTGCTCGAGCCCGCACTCCATGCCGTTCAGCTTTCATCAAATTTTTTATTTCACCCAAAGATCTGGGTTGTACGTTTTGAAGACCAGTCCACCGGTCAGGTGACCACGCGGCTTATCGTGATGAGTCGTAACCTTGCTCGTGGACGCTCGTGGGACGTCGCACTCACCCTTGACGGAGAAATCGGCGGTGCGCCGAGGGCTCAAAACAAGCCGATCGTCGATCTGCTCAGGTATCTGACTTCGGCGGTGCGACCGAGTCTGTCGCAAGAGCGAGCTGATCGCATTTCAGCACTCGCTGAAGAAATTCGACGAGCAAGGTGGACGCTGCCGACGGGGGCCACCGATCTCGATTTCCACGTGTTCGGTGTGCCTGGCCCTCGATCCCCAAAACCAGACTTCTCGGGGTATAAGCACCTGCTGATATCGCCATTTCTTACCGACGACGGACTTGCCAAGATTGCCGAGTATTCGAGCGGACCAGTCTCGGTCGTCTCCCGGCAGGAATCGCTCAACTCCTTGTCGGCTGAGTTTGCCGAGTGGATCACCGACCCGTTTGTGCTTTCGCCTACGGCAGGAATCCCGGCCGATGACGCGGAGTCGAGTGGATCGCCAGCGCTGTCGGGACTCCACGCGAAGTTGTACTGCGTCGAGAGGGCCCGAAAGGCGCACCTGTTTATAGGTTCCGCAAATGCAACTCGAAATGCCTTCCGCGGCAACGTCGAGATACTTGTCGAACTCACCGGGAAGACAGGCGTGCTGGGCGTCGACGCATTGCTGGGCAAGGGAGGGTTCATGTCGATCCTCCAATCGACGACGATCGAGCCATCAGGGGAGGAGGCTGAGGATCAACAGGCCATTTTGGACGGTCAGCTTCGGCAACTTGTTTCCGCGGTGTCACTTCGCGCAGAACTCAGCGAAACGGACGAGGCGTATACGCTTCACCTGACGAGCGAGGCGGCCGTTTCGACCAAACAAGAAGTGACGCTGATGGTCTCACTTCTCACCGACAAGGCCATTGCTGCGAACGTCTTGACTGGCAGCCGAATCGACGTACCGTTCGAAGGGCTGACCCTCTCCGATGTGACCGCATTTGTGGTGCTTACCATCTCGGATAACGGTGGGCGCACTAGTTCAACGGTAGTAAAAGCAGATTTGGTGAACGACGTCCCCGGACGCATGAGCTCGATCGTGACTCGTGAAATCAGCACTCCCGATGCTTTCCGTCGTTTCTTGGCATTGTTACTGGCTTTCGGTGCGCCGAGTGCCGCTAGCGATGGCGGCGATGACGGGGGCGATGTAGCTCTTACTTCCGGCCGGTGGGATGCGTTGGAGAACGGTCTCTTCGAGCAGCTGCTTCGGGTATCGACCTCCAACCTGCAGATTCTTAACCACCTAGCCGGAGTTGTCGAAAGCATCATTGACCAAGATGACCCGAACGGCGTTCTACCGGAGGGGTTTCGTCAGCTGTGGTCTGCGATATCCACCGCAACCAAAGCAGAGGTAACAGTAGATGTCTGA